In the genome of Vicia villosa cultivar HV-30 ecotype Madison, WI unplaced genomic scaffold, Vvil1.0 ctg.000351F_1_1, whole genome shotgun sequence, one region contains:
- the LOC131627161 gene encoding MLP-like protein 28, which produces MVLYGKLSTEVGIKTSANKFYKFIATELHQVQKHCERVRHTKLHDGEDWHDTDTVKHWSYVIDGEVQTCYESIEEVDEQKKRNTYKLFGGDIDKHYKTFKLIIQVITKANGTAAAKWTVEFEKINENIPPPNGWMEFLSKNTRDIDAHLSKARVG; this is translated from the exons ATGGTGCTCTATGGTAAGCTTAGTACTGAAGTTGGCATCAAAACATCCGCTAACAAGTTTTACAAATTTATAGCTACAGAACTTCACCAAGTGCAAAAACATTGTGAAAGAGTTCGTCATACCAAGCTGCATGATGGTGAAGACTGGCATGACACTGATACAGTTAAGCACTGGTCTTATGTCATAG ATGGTGAGGTACAAACTTGTTATGAAAGTATTGAAGAAGTTGATGAACAGAAGAAAAGAAACACCTATAAGCTGTTTGGTGGAGATATTGACAAGCACTATAAGACCTTTAAGCTTATCATTCAAGTAATTACTAAGGCTAATGGCACTGCTGCTGCTAAATGGACTGTTGAATTTGAGAAAATCAATGAGAATATTCCTCCTCCAAATGGATGGATGGAATTCTTATCCAAAAACACTCGAGACATTGATGCTCATCTTTCCAAGGCAAGGGTCGGTTGA